The Setaria italica strain Yugu1 chromosome IX, Setaria_italica_v2.0, whole genome shotgun sequence genome has a window encoding:
- the LOC101770279 gene encoding probable indole-3-acetic acid-amido synthetase GH3.8 produces the protein MAVMTDMPAATALRAPAPAAPAAAAAAGSDKDAEKLRFIEEMTSNVDAVQERVLAEILARNAGTEYLARCGLAGATDRAAFRARVPVVTYEDLQPDIQRIANGDRSPILSAHPISEFLTSSGTSAGERKLMPTIKEELDRRQLLYSLLMPVMNLYVPGLDKGKALYFLFVKSETTTPGGLTARPVLTSYYKSEHFKNRPYDPYHDYTSPTAAILCADAFQSMYAQMACGLCQRHDVLRVGAVFASGLLRAIRFLQLHWEQLADDIEAGSLTPRVTDPSVREAVADILRPDPELARFLRAECSRGDWAGIVTRVWPNTKYLDVIVTGAMQQYIPTLQYYSGGLPMACTMYASSECYFGLNLRPMCRPSEVSYTIMPNMGYFEFLPVDEASGVASGDAAQLVDLARVEAGREYELVITTYAGLYRYRVGDILRVTGFHNAAPQFRFVRRKNVLLSIESDKTDEAELQRAVDRASALLRERRGAAVVEYTSHACTRSIPGHYVVYWELLATAAEQGEDAVDGETLERCCLEMEEALNSVYRQSRVADGSIGPLEIRVVRSGTFEELMDYAISRGASINQYKVPRCVSFPPIVELLDSRVVSRHFSPSPPHWAPAAAPRAD, from the exons ATGGCGGTGATGACGGACATgcccgcggcgacggcgctgcgcgcgccggccccggccgccccggccgccgcggcggcggcgggcagcgacAAGGACGCCGAGAAGCTGAGGTTCATCGAGGAGATGACCTCCAACGTGGACGCCGTGCAGGAGCGCGTCCTGGCCGAGATCCTCGCCAGGAACGCCGGGACCGAGTACCTGGCGCGctgcggcctcgccggcgccaccgacCGCGCCGCCTTCCGCGCCAGGGTGCCCGTCGTCACCTACGAGGACCTGCAGCCGGACATCCAGCGCATCGCCAACGGCGACCGCTCGCCCATCCTCTCCGCGCACCCCATCTCCGAGTTCCTCACCAGCTCTGGAACCTCGGCCGGCGAGCGCAAGCTCATGCCCACCATCAAGGAGGAGCTCGACCGCCGCCAGCTGCTCTACAGCCTCCTCATGCCGGTCATGAACCT GTACGTGCCGGGGctggacaagggcaaggccctCTACTTCCTCTTCGTCAAGTCGGAGACGACGACCCCCGGCGGGCTGACGGCGCGGCCCGTGCTGACGAGCTACTACAAGAGCGAGCACTTCAAGAACCGGCCCTACGACCCGTACCACGACTATACCAGCCCGACGGCGGCCATCCTCTGCGCCGACGCGTTCCAGAGCATGTACGCGCAGATGGCCTGCGGGCTGTGCCAGCGCCACGACGTGCTCCGCGTGGGCGCCGTCTTCGCGTCGGGCCTCCTCCGCGCCATCCGCTTCCTGCAGCTCCACTGGGAGCAGCTCGCCGACGACATCGAGGCCGGGTCGCTGACCCCGCGCGTCACCGACCCGTCCGTCCGCGAGGCCGTGGCCGACATCCTCCGCCCGGACCCGGAGCTCGCCCGGTTCCTCCGCGCCGAGTGCTCCCGCGGCGACTGGGCGGGCATCGTCACCCGCGTGTGGCCCAACACCAAGTACCTGGACGTGATCGTCACCGGCGCGATGCAGCAGTACATCCCGACCCTGCAGTACTACAGCGGGGGCCTCCCCATGGCGTGCACCATGTACGCCTCCTCCGAGTGCTACTTCGGCCTGAACCTCCGCCCCATGTGCCGCCCGTCGGAGGTGTCCTACACCATCATGCCCAACATGGGCTACTTCGAGTTCCTCCCCGTGGACGAGGCGAGCGGCGTGGCGTCGGGCGACGCGGCGCAGCTGGTTGACCTCGCCCGCGTGGAGGCCGGGCGCGAGTACGAGCTGGTGATCACCACGTACGCGGGGCTCTACCGCTACCGCGTCGGCGACATCCTCCGCGTGACCGGGTTCCACAACGCGGCGCCGCAGTTCCGGTTCGTGCGCCGCAAGAACGTGCTGCTGTCCATCGAGTCCGACAAGaccgacgaggcggagctgcAGCGCGCCGTGGACCGCGCGTCGGCGCTGCTccgggagcggcgcggcgcggcggtggtggagtaCACGAGCCACGCGTGCACCCGGAGCATCCCGGGCCACTACGTCGTGTACTGGGAGCTGCTGGCCACCGCGGCGGAGCAGGGGGAGGACGCGGTGGACGGGGAGACGCTGGAGCGGTGCTGcctggagatggaggaggcgcTCAACTCGGTGTACCGGCAGAGCCGGGTGGCGGACGGCTCCATCGGGCCGCTGGAGATCCGGGTGGTGCGGTCGGGCACGTTCGAGGAGCTCATGGACTACGCCATCTCACGCGGTGCCTCCATCAACCAGTACAAGGTGCCCCGCTGCGTGTCCTTCCCGCCCATCGTCGAGCTGCTCGACTCCCGCGTCGTGTCGCGCCACTTCagcccatcgccgccgcactgggcgccggcggcggcaccccggGCCGACTAG